A single Tachypleus tridentatus isolate NWPU-2018 chromosome 9, ASM421037v1, whole genome shotgun sequence DNA region contains:
- the LOC143227194 gene encoding small ribosomal subunit protein uS9-like isoform X1, which translates to MNPYFQIDLCFKHTSNGCCTCWSKTATAVAYCKRGKGLIKVNGRPLETLEPQILRNKLQEPVLLLGKERFAGVDIRVRVKGGGHVSQIYATRQAISKAVVAYYQKYVDESSKKEIKDILIQYDRTLLVADPRRCEPKKFGVPGARARYQKSYR; encoded by the exons ATGAATCCATATTTTCAAATAGACCTATGTTTCAAACATACTTCTAATGGATGCTGTACTTGCTGGAGT AAAACAGCTACAGCTGTTGCTTATTGTAAACGTGGCAAAGGCCTCATTAAAGTAAATGGAAGACCCTTAGAGACTTTGGAACCCCAGATTCTTAGAAACAAG CTTCAAGAACCAGTCCTCCTCCTAGGCAAGGAAAGGTTTGCAGGAGTAGACATACGAGTTCGTGTTAAAGGAGGCGGTCACGTGTCCCAGATATATG CAACAAGACAAGCCATCTCCAAAGCCGTTGTGGCATACTATCAGAAGT atGTTGATGAATCTTCTAAGAAAGAAATCAAAGATATTCTGATTCAGTATGACAGAACTTTATTAGTTGCTGACCCACGTCGTTGTGAGCCAAAGAAGTTTGGTGTACCAGGTGCCAGAGCTCGTTACCAGAAGTCTTACAGATAA
- the LOC143227194 gene encoding small ribosomal subunit protein uS9-like isoform X2 translates to MKVKIHRHTTGFHSQKSKTATAVAYCKRGKGLIKVNGRPLETLEPQILRNKLQEPVLLLGKERFAGVDIRVRVKGGGHVSQIYATRQAISKAVVAYYQKYVDESSKKEIKDILIQYDRTLLVADPRRCEPKKFGVPGARARYQKSYR, encoded by the exons atgaaagtaaaaattcaCAGACACACCACTGGATTTCACAGTCAAAAATCA AAAACAGCTACAGCTGTTGCTTATTGTAAACGTGGCAAAGGCCTCATTAAAGTAAATGGAAGACCCTTAGAGACTTTGGAACCCCAGATTCTTAGAAACAAG CTTCAAGAACCAGTCCTCCTCCTAGGCAAGGAAAGGTTTGCAGGAGTAGACATACGAGTTCGTGTTAAAGGAGGCGGTCACGTGTCCCAGATATATG CAACAAGACAAGCCATCTCCAAAGCCGTTGTGGCATACTATCAGAAGT atGTTGATGAATCTTCTAAGAAAGAAATCAAAGATATTCTGATTCAGTATGACAGAACTTTATTAGTTGCTGACCCACGTCGTTGTGAGCCAAAGAAGTTTGGTGTACCAGGTGCCAGAGCTCGTTACCAGAAGTCTTACAGATAA